In Microbacterium sp. No. 7, the genomic window ACGCCCCGTGGCGCCCCGGTACTGCTGGCGCAGCGGGAACGTCAGCGTCGTGTCGGCATGCGCGGGCCAGGTCGCCCGCACGACCCACTCCAGATCGGCCGTCGGGACGTTGCCGATGTCGGAGTCGCCGCGCGCGTGGATGAACAGCCGCTCGACGTCGTTGCCCAGGTCCTGCACGTGCACGATGCCGTAGGCCTGATCGACGGAGTTGCGCACGGCCGTGCTGTTGTCCCCGCCGTGCTTGGTCAGCTCGAGGGTCGCGTTCGCGGTCGTCGGGTAGTAGTTGTAGAAGATCTTCGACGGCCTCACGCCCCGGGGCACGATGATGGTGAAGTCGGCGCGGAACTCGTCGGGCCCGTCGGCGATGATGTTCATGTGGCCGAGGGCCTGCATCGCGTAGGACGAGACCACCGTCGTCGTCGCGGTCGTCGAGGCGCTCGATGTCACGGCGGTGATCGTCGCCGACGGGGCGGCTGCGGTGGCACGGAACGCCGGAACGGGATGGTCGCCGGCGCCCTGGCCGATCGTGCGGGTGAGCGAGGGATGTCCGTCAGCCCAGACGAAGCCGGCCGGGAGCGTGAGGTCGATGTCGGCGGTCGCGTTGCCGCTCGCGACGACCACGACGGTCGTGACGTCGACGCCGACGATCGTGGTCGGCCCGAGCCCGGCGATCGCCACGATCGGTCCGGCCGTCGCTGCGGCCATCGGAGCCGCGATCGCCGTCGCGATGACCGGGAGCGACCATGCGGCGCCCTTGACGATCGTGCGGCGCCCGACCGCTCCGACACCGTCGTGGTGGGCGCTCTCACTCTCGTTGCTGCTCATGCGAGTGTTCCTTTCGGTCAGTTCGTGCGGGGCGTGCGCCGGGCACGAGGTCCACTCTCCCGACGGCGAACGCGCCCGTTCGGTCGTGCGCCGGAAACGGGGCGTGGATGCCCGGAACCGGTGGTCACACCGACTCGGGGTGCCGCCTGCGACGCGAGCGTTGCGCTGCGGATGCGCGATGGTATGCCTTGAGGTTCGTGAACCCCGCGAGTCGCACGTGCGTCGAGAGGTCGAGATCGCGGAAAGCGGCTCGAGACCTCTCGACCGCCCGCAGGCGCTCTCGTCTGATGGCCTCGAACGGCGTCGAGTCGATCGCGCGGAACGTCTTGCGCAGGTGCTCTGTCGAGATGCCCAGCCGCGTCGCGATGACCTGCGGGGTGAGCCCGGGATCCCCGTACTCGCTCGCGATGATCTCGTTGGCCCGCTCGATGATGTCACGGGCGCGGCCGGCGGGTAGCGAGCCGCGGTAGTGGGGGACGACGCCTCCGGCGATGAGGCACAGCGCACGCTCGAGCGCGATGCGGGAGGCTCCGGAGACCAGCCCGCGGTTGACGAAGAGCGTGTTGACGACGGCCACGACCAGCGCGAACCCGTCGCCGCTGTCGTCGACGGGCGACTGGAACGAGATGCTGGGCTCGAGCTCCGCGCGGAAGAGCCCCGACAGCTCGACGCTGATCAACGCGACGCTGCCGCTCGCCCGGTACCGCACCTCGCCACCGGGCGGGACATACGCGAACCGGCGAGGTCCGACCTCGTTCGACGGCTCCAGCAGCAGAGTTCCCTCGGCCACCAGGATCAGCCGTCCGCCGCCCGACCGAGCGGTCGACATGGTCATCTCGGGCACGCCCCGGACGTAGACACGGGCGAGCGCCGTCTCTCCCCACGCGAGCGTCTCGACGCTCGCGACGGCATCGTGCCCGCCGTGAGCCCGAACGCGGATCGCGGCGAGCGCGTCGCCGACGGCGCCGCCGCGGAACACCGGGACGTTCTCCTGACGGGACCCGCCTGGACCGGTTCGCTGGCGCATCCCCGTCACTGATCGTTCTCCCCCGTCCTGCCGCGCTGTCACCGGAGACGGGCAAGACACGGCCCAGGTGGGAGCGGACGTGCCCAGCTTGCACGCGCAAGCGAAGACGAGGCCCGCCGTACGCCGCAAACGGGGCACGACTGGCCGCATCCGGGGCATCCGCGGACGACGGGCCGTTCGGGTCGTGCGCCAACGGCGAACGCCCCGGCGCACGACCGGGATACTGGTTGTATCGACGGACGACGACGGGGAGCGGGCATGTCCGAGACGACGAGCGCGAGCGCCTCGGAGCGGGCCTACGCGTCCATCCGGGATCGCATCCTCGAGGGCGAGCTCCTGCCGGGGACGATGCTGGGCGAGGCACAGCTCGCCGCGGAGATCGGGGTCAGCCGCACACCCGTGCGCGCGGCGCTGGCCCGCCTGCAAGACGAGGGATGGATCGTCATCTACCCCCAGCGCGGCGCGCTCGTGCAGGGGCTCGGCGAGCGCGCGCTCGTGGAGCTCGCCGACGCGCGCCTCGTGCTGGAGTCGACGGGCGCCGGCCGCCTCGGCGAGGATGCGCGCGAGCGCCTCGCCGATCGGCTCGACGGCTCGATCGAGGCGCAGCGCGCGGCGTTCGCCGATCGCGACGTCCGCCGCTTCATCGAGCTCACGATCGCCTTCCACCGCAGCTTCGTCGAGGCCAGCGGAAACAGCGTGCTCCTCGAGCTCAACGATCGCCTCGCCGACCGGCAGCGGTTCGTGCTGTTCGCGTCGGGCGAGCGGCTCCTCGCCCGCTGCGAGGACATCATCGCCGAGCACGAGGATCTCACGCGGCGGCTGCGCACGGGCGACGTCACGGGCTTCACCGCGACCCTGCGCCTGCACGTCTCCGACGCCTACGAGCTGCCCGTCCCCGAGCATCCGCTGGAGACGCTCGCGCGCGATCGCGCGCGCTGACGGGGCGTGCACGGCGAGTCACCGAACCCGTCATCGCACTAGGATACAAGTTGTGTCCCAGCGCGATGCCCGTCGGCGAAGCCGGCGACATCACGGAGACACGCGTCAGCCGTCGCGTCACGAAAGGATGCGCATGACCGGCATCCCCTCCCCCCTCCCGGGCGCCGCGCCCGAGGCGTCCGTCGCTCGCGCGACGATCCAGCGCCGCACGATGATCGTGCTCATCGTCATGCAGGTCATCGGCACGATCGGCGTGGGCGTCGCCCCCTCGATCGGCGTGCTCCTCGCGGGACAGGTCACCGACAGCGAGGCGTGGGCGGGTCTCGCCCGCACCGCGAGCACGCTGGGCGCCGCGGTCTTCGGCCTGCCGCTGGGCACGATCGCGGCCCGCTACGGACGACGCGTCGCGCTCTCGGGCGGATGGTGGGTCGCGGCGGCGGGCAGCGCGCTGCTGGTCGCGGCGGCGCAATGGAGCCTCGTCATCCCGCTGTTCATCGGCCTGTTCCTCATCGGCGTCGGCACGGCTGTGAGCCTGCAGGCACGGTTCGCCGCGACCGACCTCGCCGAGCCGCAGCACCGGGGCCGATCGCTGGCCCTCGTCGTGTGGGTGGGCACGCTCGGCACCGTGATCGGCCCCAACCTCGGCATCCCCGGCGAGCTCGTCGGCGGCGTCACCGGCCTCACGGTGTTCGCCGCCGCGTTCCTCATCGCGGCCGTGTGCCTGGCGCTCGCGGGCGTGATCGTCTCGGTCTGGCTGCGCCCCGACCCGCTGCTCACACTCGCGGCGGCACAGGAGGTCGCGGCGCCGCGGAGCGACGCGGCGACGCGGAATGCGCCCGCGGACAAGACGCGCCGGCGCGGCGGGCGCATCGGCGCGGTGCTCACCGAGATGCGCACGAACCGGGCGGCCCGCTACGCGCTCATCGCGATCGTCACGGCGCAGATCGTGATGGTGGCGATCATGACCATGACGCCCGTGCACATCGAGCACCAGGGCGGCTCGGTCACGATCGTCGGCGTCACGATCAGCCTGCACATCATCGGGATGTACGCGCTCGCTCCGCTCGTCGGCTGGATCGCCGACCGCTTCGGCCATCGCGTCACGATCGCGACCGGCATCCTGATCTTCCTCGCCTCGCTGTTGATCGGCGCGATCCGCCCCGACGGCATCCCGTGGATCATCGCGTCGCTCATCCTGCTCGGCGTCGGCTGGTCGTTCGTGAACGTCGCCGGATCCGCCCTGTTCAGCGCCGCCGTCACCGACGAGGCGCGCGCCTCGTCCCAGGGCGGCGCCGACGCCCTCTCGAACCTGCTCGGCGCCACCGCCGCGTTCGCCGCCGGCCCGCTGCTCGCCGCCAGCAGCTTCTCGGTGCTCTCCGTCGCCGCGATCGCCGCGCTGACGCCGCTCGCGATACTGACCGCATGGCGGCGCCCGCCGGCCGGATGAGATCGCCGGGCGGGTCGGCTCGGCGGCATCCGCTGGGCAGTCGTCGCCGAATCCCACGACTCGAGGCGACCACGAGTGCCCAGCACTTTCGGCAAACCCGCACTCATGGGCAGTGGATGCCGCCATCGCGGGGCCGAGGCGGCCACGTGTGCCCAGGAGTTCCACGGGGTGACCACCGCCGAGGCCCGCGCCGCAACGAATCAGACGTGGTCTTCTCGATCCAGGCTTCCCGCGCCAGGCGGATCTTGTCGGTGACCGTGCGGTCGTCGAGCTCGGCGGCGATGCCCAGCTGCGCGCGGGTCGACTCGTTCATCCTGACGGCGAGCGTCTTCATCGAGCGGTAGCCCAGGCCGTTCGCGGATACGGGTGCTGACTCGTCCATGAGAGGGCGCGCTCTGACACCAGGCCTCCGGAACCGCCCCCAGCCGGGGGGAAGCTGGGGGCGGTCGACCGAACGGCCGCCCATCTGGGGAATGGGCGCGAGCCACGGTAGCGCAGCACGGTTTCCAGGCGGTTTCCTCCGCCTGAACCGCCCCCGCCCTTCGCGATAGCGGTGCAGGCTGCGCCCGAGCGCTCGCTGGAGCTGACCTTCCACGCGATCGAGCCCTTGGCAGTGGTGCGTGCGCCTTGAAGCAGGTCTCCGCGCCCATCCGGGGTCGCATCCACGAAGGCGACCGTCCGCTGGACAAGGCTCAGGCTCGTCGCGATCACTCATCCGTGCGCAAGCAGCGCTGGAACTGCTTTACGGTCTCGTGGCCTGCTCCGTCGATGTAAGACCTCGCATCCATGTCGATGGTCGCGACCGCCATGAGATCCACGTCGTCGAAGCTGCACTCGAAGGCGTATCGAGGTTCGCGACGATGCGGATCGGCACGAGACTACGTCTTCCCTGCCCGATGCCCAGAACCGAGACGCGTCAGAAGGATGCGCTGGATCCGCCGGGCCACGCCTTGAGACCAGAGACTTGTGTGCAGTGGAAGAGGTAGCCCCCGCCGCTCCCGTTCTCCGCAGTCATGGTTCCGGCACCGATCATTCCGCCGGAGCCGTTGTTGTAGTAGCACGGTCCACCGGAGTCACCAGGCCGGAATCCGTCAGAATCCTCGCCATCGTACGGAGCGGTCCCATCATGCCTCAGCCACACGAGGTGACGGATCCAGTAGCCTTCGATTTTCCTCCGCAGAGTGGTGCCCTTCACCCAGTACCGACAGATCTGGCCTGTAGTCCGACCGGAGGTGCATAGGCCTGAGCCGATAGCCAACGGATTCCAGTTGATTCCAACAATCGGGAGCGAACTGCTCATCGTTGGCCCTGAGATCGCACCGCTGAAGACGTGGTTGGCGTAGGTCGAACCATAGAGCAGCTTCCAGTCTCCGTACGCGTCGAGAGACCCGGTCCACGTCGTCGTATATTGATTTCCGACACTCGCCTCCGACGCAGGATGCACACCAGAGCCTCCGAAACAGTGCGCGGCCGTCATATTCATGCGTTGACCCGCGACAGTCACCGGTAGCCCGAGCGAGCATACCCCGCCGCCCGACGGCTTCCACTCCGTGCTGGAGTTCTACGGCGCGACATCGTTCCGGCGATCCACGGAGAACCGCACCGGGGCTGTGTCGATCTCCTTCTCGATTCTCACGAGAGCGCCCGGGACGATCGATTCGATCTCAGCCAGCACCCTGGACATCGCATCCGACGCAGAGGCGCTCGTCGGATCGATCCCCAAGGTCACTCCGCCGACGAGAACATCGACGCCAAGGCTGACAATGCCGGCTTCATCGAGCAGATCCGACGGCACAGTGTCGACGGCCTCCTGAAGCGGTGCGAGCGGTGCGGCGACGAGCACGACATCGACGGTCTCCGTCTCGTCATTCACCTCACGCTGCGCCCGATGGACGGCCTGATCAACGACGCTCGACACTTCCGGCACGAATATCAGCACCCCCGACCGGTCACTGCAGTACGCCACGCCGGTGGCGGCATCGGGATTCTCATGTACGAAGGCCGACAATACCTCCGCGGCACGCAGCAGTCCGGGCGACGCGTCGCCGTGCCAATAGGGTTCGCCACGCTCGTTCTTCTTGATGCAATCGACCGCCCGCGGATCGGGCGTGACCAACGGAGAATCGGCACTGCCCACCAGAGGCGACGCGACTGTCGTCGCACCCGCCGAGAACGACATTCCCACTCCGGCAACGGCGACAGCAAGAACAGCACCGGCGGCAATCCACCTGTTTCGCACTCGCCGTTGCCTCGAATGTCCAGCTCGCCCCCACCGCACCATGAGAAAATCATGCTCCTGTTATCGATTGTTCGTCAACCAAACATCATCGAGCTTCATCATCTGCCGCTCACCGCCCAGCGGATGGACGAAGCCATCCAACTGCGCGGCTACGGCTCCTCGATCACCGCCTCGCCGAGCACCTGAATCAGCCCATTCCCGAAAACCCCATCAGGAGACTGCGTTCGGGCAGAGCAGAGACCCCGATGAAGCAACTGATCGCGACCACCATGCCGAGCACAACAGCAGCGTGCACGCGGAGGCGAACGCGAAACGCAAAGGGGGCCAGCGCACAAGGCGCTGGCCCCCTTCGACGCTGACGCGTTACTCCGCGCTCACCTCGGTGTTTCCGCGGCGGCGACGTGCCACCATGAATCCACCGACGAGGAGGAGGAGCGCACCCGCTCCGGCGGCGAACCAGGGAATCTGGCCACCCGTCGCCGCGAGTCCTCCGTTCGCCCCCGGATCTGCCGGCGGGCTCACCGGGTTGCCGGGCGTCACCGTCGGGGTCGGGTCCGTCGGCTTCGGCTCGACCGGCGTCGGCGTCGGGTCTGTCGGCGTCGGCTCAATCGGCGTCTCAATCGGCGTCGGCGTCGGCTCAATCGGCGTAGGCGTCGGCTCCGTCGGCGTAGGCTCGACCGGCGTCGGGGTCGGCGTCGGCTCAATCGGCGTCGGCGTCGGCTCAATCGGCGTAGGCGTCGGCTCCGTCGGCGTAGGCTCGACCGGCGTCGGCGTAGGCGTCGGCTCGACCGGCGTCGGCGTAGGCGTCGGCTCCGTCGGCGTAGGCGTCGGGTCCGTAGGCGTAGGCGTCGGGTCCGTAGGCGTAGGCGTCGGCTCGACCGGCGTCGGCGTCGGCGTCGGCTGGACGACACCGGACAGGGCGAAGCCGGCGTCGACCGTCGGGTTGTCGGCCTTGCCCGGCTC contains:
- a CDS encoding AraC family transcriptional regulator — protein: MRQRTGPGGSRQENVPVFRGGAVGDALAAIRVRAHGGHDAVASVETLAWGETALARVYVRGVPEMTMSTARSGGGRLILVAEGTLLLEPSNEVGPRRFAYVPPGGEVRYRASGSVALISVELSGLFRAELEPSISFQSPVDDSGDGFALVVAVVNTLFVNRGLVSGASRIALERALCLIAGGVVPHYRGSLPAGRARDIIERANEIIASEYGDPGLTPQVIATRLGISTEHLRKTFRAIDSTPFEAIRRERLRAVERSRAAFRDLDLSTHVRLAGFTNLKAYHRASAAQRSRRRRHPESV
- a CDS encoding GntR family transcriptional regulator: MSETTSASASERAYASIRDRILEGELLPGTMLGEAQLAAEIGVSRTPVRAALARLQDEGWIVIYPQRGALVQGLGERALVELADARLVLESTGAGRLGEDARERLADRLDGSIEAQRAAFADRDVRRFIELTIAFHRSFVEASGNSVLLELNDRLADRQRFVLFASGERLLARCEDIIAEHEDLTRRLRTGDVTGFTATLRLHVSDAYELPVPEHPLETLARDRAR
- a CDS encoding MFS transporter → MTGIPSPLPGAAPEASVARATIQRRTMIVLIVMQVIGTIGVGVAPSIGVLLAGQVTDSEAWAGLARTASTLGAAVFGLPLGTIAARYGRRVALSGGWWVAAAGSALLVAAAQWSLVIPLFIGLFLIGVGTAVSLQARFAATDLAEPQHRGRSLALVVWVGTLGTVIGPNLGIPGELVGGVTGLTVFAAAFLIAAVCLALAGVIVSVWLRPDPLLTLAAAQEVAAPRSDAATRNAPADKTRRRGGRIGAVLTEMRTNRAARYALIAIVTAQIVMVAIMTMTPVHIEHQGGSVTIVGVTISLHIIGMYALAPLVGWIADRFGHRVTIATGILIFLASLLIGAIRPDGIPWIIASLILLGVGWSFVNVAGSALFSAAVTDEARASSQGGADALSNLLGATAAFAAGPLLAASSFSVLSVAAIAALTPLAILTAWRRPPAG